In Apteryx mantelli isolate bAptMan1 chromosome 16, bAptMan1.hap1, whole genome shotgun sequence, a single genomic region encodes these proteins:
- the COX19 gene encoding cytochrome c oxidase assembly protein COX19: MRSALAGPAWFGCSARRSRSREETPAEAGDMSTAMNFGSKSFQPRPPDKGAFPLDHFGECGAFKEQFLECLRQSGSESSACRPRAMAYLQCRMERQLMANEPLEKLGFKDLIDEKSEAKPEKL, translated from the exons ATGCGCTCGGCGCTCGCGGGCCCGGCCTGGTTCGGCTGCTCGGCTCGCCGGTCGCGCAGCCGGGAGGAGACCCCCGCCGAGGCCGGCGACATGTCCACGGCGATGAACTTCGGCAGCAAGAGCTTCCAGCCGCGGCCGCCGGACAAGGGCGCCTTCCCGCTGGATCACTTCG GCGAGTGCGGCGCCTTCAAGGAGCAGTTCCTGGAGTGCCTGCGCCAGAGCGGCTCCGAGAGCAgcgcctgccgcccccgcgccATGGCCTACCTGCAGTGCCGCATGGAGAG GCAACTTATGGCTAATGAACCACTGGAAAAACTGGGATTTAAAGACCTGATAGATGAGAAATCAGAAGCAAAACCTGAAAAGCTATAA